One region of Wyeomyia smithii strain HCP4-BCI-WySm-NY-G18 chromosome 3, ASM2978416v1, whole genome shotgun sequence genomic DNA includes:
- the LOC129727242 gene encoding uncharacterized protein LOC129727242 gives MDNNIGVENDIVVRRRSTLFNSNSNCSSSSPSTYKLSYEKQLKNEIENWNRLMNLKYKEIKELQRTQIELDASLLSEEQKRYLELGPNAENILQQANEFRSLAERYIQRKSFLAQRYDAILKDARAMVDNKALSVGERQLLSEETE, from the exons ATGGATAACAATATTGGTGTTGAGAATGATATCGTAGTCCGCAGACGTTCTACTCTGTTCAACTCTAACAGCA attgtagcTCAAGCTCACCCAGTACTTACAAACTAAG TTACGAGAAACAACTCAAAAACGAAATCGAAAACTGGAACCGGTTAATGAATCTGAAATACAAAGAAATAAAGGAGCTACAACGGACGCAAATCGAATTGGATGCTTCTTTGCTTTCAGAAGAACAGAAGCGCTACCTGGAGTTGGGTCCAAACGCAGAAAATATTTTGCAACAAGCAAACGAGTTCCGAAGTTTGGCCGAACGTTACATACAGCGGAAATCTTTCCTAGCCCAGCGATATGATGCCATACTCAAGGATGCTCGTGCCATGGTAGATAACAAAGCGTTAAGTGTCGGTGAAAGGCAATTACTCTCCGAGGAGACAGAATAA
- the LOC129727241 gene encoding cyclic AMP-dependent transcription factor ATF-6 alpha gives MADLKPYDESMIDIAPILEEFPMDLYEETQNGTNTFDVLEKDLLCPVLHPLEEITLQKDIQAVSPQYGEFIDPDMFLNGIVKRESESDCSSSSRRNTPSPSDSNKSFESYPSSGYGSYESGNTNYVSFDSPPVSPESLSNAPCNVVRIGTAQIPTVQRSPCFGNLSDLKKIKLPPKGSLNSVISKGVTKKTIVLTAEDYQNLVKNIKNRSSNGTILIKATPASNLLPSVIRKPVLPKPVLQPTATLTTLQEKKPDSTPALVKPSIDGPINERIIKRHQRMIKNRESAYLSRVRKKEYVTSLEQQLDVLTKENQYLKNENSRLLEKLKYKCSCGTKNTASINFISKQLTPNVRKNTAIVLAMLFMVSLNFGPFGNLLTTNSRDRAIAEKPAQTIHQKRSLLWLDDSKLLAQQSRNINLSLNYTNLEDLSDVVEEPFSVCPFYVNQTENIRLASELRRWIGENGYKNLTDHDGNDMKINSFSEMFALKDTIDSIYQQMRDISSQMESFQKRSKLAGISKKRLTVKGVKARQSKLSHKRKSVRDSELAVYYPNFSKAYIKFFEEIGRRDDTFYLVSFSGEHLLLPALAYNKTNRPKMSLMLPALMENATHQSEKVTLMQIDCEVMNTSLIQIREKVIPGDLLRSQAKSDDAFGKSNVKQAATEPSVHLNGNNGLNNTNGPQHATRTNRGHQHKLNPSRPFFVQRMNDNMKNELDIN, from the exons ATGGCAGACTTAAAACCATACG ACGAAAGCATGATAGATATTGCACCAATATTGGAAGAGTTTCCGATGGATCTGTACGAAGAAACCCAAAACGGAACAAATACATTCGATGTTCTAGAGAAGGATTTGCTATGTCCAGTACTGCACCCATTGGAGGAGATCACATTACAAAAAGATATACAAGCAGTGAGTCCACAGTACGGAGAGTTCATTGATCCGGACATGTTTTTGAACGGAATCGTCAAACGAGAAAGTGAATCAGATTGCTCTTCCTCATCTCGACGTAACACTCCATCGCCCTCGGACAGCAACAAGAGCTTTGAGTCGTATCCATCGAGCGGATATGGATCCTATGAGAGCGGAAACACAAATTACGTTTCGTTTGATAGTCCTCCGGTTTCCCCAGAAAGTTTGTCAAACGCTCCTTGCAATGTTGTTCGTATTGGTACTGCACAGATCCCAACTGTCCAGAGGTCCCCCTGTTTTGGTAATTTATCTgatttgaagaaaatcaaacttCCCCCAAAGGGATCTTTGAATAGCGTTATATCCAAGGGTGTTACTAAAAAGACAATTGTGTTAACAGCCGAAGATTACCAAAATTTGGTgaagaatataaaaaatcgatcaagtAATGGAACAATTTTGATAAAAGCCACTCCGGCTTCAAATCTTCTACCGTCGGTTATACGTAAGCCGGTGCTACCCAAGCCTGTACTTCAGCCAACGGCAACTTTGACTACACTGCAGGAAAAGAAACCCGATTCAACGCCAGCACTTGTAAAACCTTCGATAGATGGACCAATAAACGAAAGGATAATCAAGCGGCATCAACGTATGATAAAAAATCGTGAGTCGGCATACCTTTCAAGGGTGCGCAAAAAGGAGTACGTGACCTCGCTAGAACAGCAGCTGGATGTGCTGACCAAAGAGAATCagtatttgaaaaat GAAAATTCAAGGCTGCTTGAAAAGTTGAAATATAAGTGTTCTTGTGGAACTAAAAACACAGCcagtataaattttatttcgaaGCAGCTAACACCTAATGTGCGCAAAAATACAGCGATTGTGCTTGCTATGCTGTTTATGGTTTCACTCAATTTTGGACCTTTTGG aaatCTTCTAACTACCAATAGTAGAGACCGTGCCATAGCAGAAAAACCCGCTCAAACTATTCATCAAAAACGAAGCCTTCTCTGGCTAGATGATTCAAAACTTTTGGCTCAACAATCGCGAAATATTAACTTAAGCTTGAACTATACTAACCTCGAAGATCTCTCCGATGTAGTGGAAGAACCGTTCTCGGTTTGTCCTTTCTACGTCAATCAAACAGAAAACATTCGGCTGGCGAGTGAACTACGACGATGGATCGGAGAAAATGGGTACAAAAATTTAACTGACCATGATGGCAACGATATGAAGATTAACTCTTTCTCGGAAATGTTTGCCTtgaaagacactattgattctATATACCAGCAAATGAGGGACATCAGTTCACAGATGGAATCCTTCCAAAAGAGAAGTAAACTGGCTGGTATCAGTAAGAAACGGCTCACAGTAAAAGGTGTGAaagcaagacaatctaaactTTCACACAAGCGGAAATCTGTTCGTGATAGTGAACTAGCTGTGTACTATCCGAACTTTAGCAAAGCGTATATAAAGTTTTTCGAGGAAATTGGTCGTCGAGATGATACGTTCTATCTTGTATCATTCAGCGGAGAGCATCTGCTTTTGCCCGCTCTGGCTTACAATAAAACCAATCGACCCAAAATGTCACTTATGTTGCCAGCATTGATGGAAAATG CAACTCATCAGTCGGAAAAAGTAACGTTAATGCAAATCGATTGTGAAGTGATGAACACATCTCTAATCCAGATCAGAGAGAAAGTTATTCCCGGTGATTTGCTAAGATCGCAAGCAAAATCAGACGACGCTTTTGGTAAAAGTAATGTAAAACAGGCAGCTACGGAACCTTCAGTGCATTTAAATGGCAATAATGGGCTTAACAACACTAACGGCCCGCAACACGCTACCAGAACAAACAGAGGACATCAACACAAACTTAATCCTAGCAGACCCTTTTTCGTTCAACGCATGAATGATAATATGAAAAACGAATTGGATATTAACTAA
- the LOC129727265 gene encoding stress-activated map kinase-interacting protein 1 yields the protein MATYNNPHWLLSHIRNSFISTDDTGLSETVMMLEDIPAQYAQLHKQAAQSASEELSETPREEARLPEPLLSYSDFYCYPGLEDSDDDEADSLSQSYEIQMDQEVGFHRQRSNTDQKLERLEIARRKAARIKNIKYETAVQQGDEGDDELFVRKQVKLVDEEKRTSMLTKQLETYPIMPQNKFLEYAKYDGTSQTEVPTKMFKIFLGMMPEEQQRAYPVSVCVTATAKIQDFIGLICYKCSLVYPDVSLRSVRHYGLFMTEEDGEIDLDFPALDVNEQCSKFCFTHLAIAERKPPELQAQTSLSGSSVVRSDLRTRSITSELGEPSWQSAYRTEESSAADTKMLTPQQKKDLDKMQGHTSKLEAPQYRSFQVFIIHKARLKTEVQLGISGDKLEIDPVQPKSTAKFWPRQKSANHSMDSIAHCSMVERKTSKATLRIVYSATSYPQGLSASTGTDFVMSSPTIRQQQASGQTSALFKHYDIETDPATAQEIVEKINNILEVRSSPVRREYIASRSAR from the coding sequence ATGGCGACTTACAATAATCCCCACTGGTTGCTGTCCCACATTCGTAACTCGTTCATCTCCACCGATGACACCGGATTGAGCGAGACGGTAATGATGCTCGAGGACATTCCAGCCCAATATGCCCAACTGCACAAGCAGGCAGCACAATCTGCTAGTGAAGAACTGTCCGAAACGCCGAGGGAAGAAGCACGGTTACCGGAACCACTGTTGAGTTACTCTGATTTTTATTGCTATCCAGGGCTTGAGGATTCGGACGATGATGAAGCAGATTCATTGTCGCAATCCTATGAAATTCAGATGGACCAGGAAGTGGGGTTTCACCGACAACGTTCCAACACAGATCAGAAGCTGGAAAGACTCGAGATAGCCAGAAGGAAAGCAgcaagaattaaaaatattaagtACGAAACAGCGGTTCAACAAGGCGATGAAGGCGATGATGAACTGTTCGTGCGAAAGCAGGTCAAGTTGGTTGATGAAGAGAAACGAACGTCGATGTTGACCAAACAGCTGGAAACGTATCCTATAATGCCGCAGAATAAATTTCTCGAGTATGCCAAATATGATGGAACTTCTCAAACGGAGGTACCAACAAAAATGTTCAAGATTTTTCTCGGTATGATGCCGGAGGAGCAACAGCGAGCATATCCGGTTTCAGTTTGTGTCACTGCTACTGCCAAAATCCAGGATTTTATAGGTTTAATTTGTTATAAGTGTAGTCTAGTGTATCCGGATGTAAGTTTGCGGTCTGTCCGACATTACGGTCTTTTTATGACGGAGGAGGATGGAGAAATAGATTTAGATTTTCCTGCCTTGGATGTTAACGAAcagtgttcaaagttttgttttaCACATTTGGCGATAGCTGAGAGGAAGCCACCAGAACTTCAAGCTCAAACTAGTTTGAGTGGCTCATCGGTGGTTCGAAGTGATTTGCGCACTCGATCAATAACCTCAGAACTGGGAGAACCAAGTTGGCAGAGCGCGTACCGAACAGAAGAGTCATCTGCTGCCGATACGAAGATGTTAACCCCTCAACAAAAAAAGGATCTTGACAAGATGCAAGGACATACCTCAAAGCTAGAAGCTCCACAGTATCGGTcgtttcaagtttttataatcCATAAAGCGCGTTTGAAAACAGAAGTTCAGCTCGGTATATCCGGCGACAAACTCGAGATTGATCCTGTCCAGCCAAAATCCACAGCAAAGTTTTGGCCCCGTCAGAAATCAGCTAACCACAGCATGGATTCAATCGCTCATTGTTCAATGGTGGAACGAAAGACCTCCAAAGCAACTTTGAGGATAGTTTACAGCGCCACATCGTATCCACAAGGTTTATCTGCTTCAACCGGAACTGATTTTGTTATGTCGAGTCCTACAATCCGACAGCAGCAAGCATCAGGACAAACTTCGGCTCTTTTTAAACATTACGACATTGAAACCGATCCTGCCACGGCACAAGAGATCGTAGAAAAAATCAACAATATCCTCGAGGTCCGATCCAGTCCAGTACGACGGGAATACATTGCCAGCCGAAGTGCCCGCTGA